In Schizosaccharomyces osmophilus chromosome 1, complete sequence, the genomic window GTCTGTTAGGCTTTATTTTACGttctatattttcttctttggacCATTTTTAAAACGTTGTTATAGGTTATTACCTTCACTACCCTTACGTTATGTGTATTTCTACTAACTGCTCGTCCATCTCAAAACCTAAGAGCACTGAATTGCATTGTCAAGTAACTTCTTCTACCAAGCTTACTTTTAACGAGCAATCATCTTCCGTGGCTTGTAACTCATGCCTAAAGTTGATCCATGACCAAGTTTACTTTCATTGTAAGGATTGCCTAGATTTTGATGTCTGTCGATCTTGTTACAGCAATCAGGCATTTTCTCATTCTTGTCTGAAAGCGTCTTTCGAGAAGGTCACACAAACTCCTAAAACCATACCCTTGCCATTGCCTTCTCCAGTTATGGGGTCTTCAGAGTTTATGTACGCCATATGCGATGCTTGTGAGCAGCCTATCAGCAATTTGCGTCTAAAATGTGGCACTTGTGATGATTATGATCTTTGCagttcttgttttcttttgaacgAGCACACAAAAACTCATAGTTTTGTTCGAATGACGAAGCCGTATCCCATTGGGATTCCATCTTTCCAACTTCCTCCTTCCTTTGCTTCAGAAACCGATTTTTCTCGTGCATCTCTGGTTCATCGTTTTTCTCAATGTGACTCTTGTCACGCTCATCCCATCGTGGGGAACCGCTACAAGTGTCTAATTTGTAAGGATTTCGACCTTTGCTCTAAGTGTGTGGATCATACCTTTCATCATAATCATGAAATGCTTTGTTTATCGCATTCTTCTACTTCCTGCTCACCGTCCGGCTTCAAACCTAAAGAACTCCATTACGATTTTCAGCTCGTACAAGACTATCTTCTACCTGCAAATCCCGGGCCAAAGGCATCTTGTATCAAAATCTGgcaattgaaaaacatttctCTAGAGGCGTGGCCTGctcctctttttttgaaatttaaCGGTGGTGATCAACTCATAAGTGATGAAAACGATTCCACTTTGCCTATTAAACATCGAGTCCAACCAGGTGAAAGTGCTCTCATTGCTTTATCTATTAGAATTCCCTCGGCTGAAATATCTAAgaaaacattcttttcttttttccaacTGGTCACCGAATCTGGTAACGTCTTTCACAAAAACCTTTGCCTTTTTTATACGATCTCGACAACTGATGAATAAtgttttcgattttttctaaattatATTCTGACTTAGTTATATACGAAATTAAGAACTTGTAATGAAAACTTAAATTTACCCAACTTAAGTGTTTAATACGATTCTCACAGTCTAATTTAACTTTATGAATTCTAAGTTTAAGGCATACAGTAAAACTTACTTTTCGTAAGTGACTTAAAAGACTAACAAACTTTCGTTAGTATCAGAAAGCAGATTTTGCAAAACATCATATATTCGTTAAACTATTAGCATTCATCAAATACTTTTCTAGCATGCGAATTTTACATCTATGAAGATGATCCATCCTTCTCATACAAATAGTCATTCAGCCTTTTGAGAGCCAGCAACTTCGTTAATAATGGCTCTCGAGAATTTGCTAACAAATTTCTCAAGATCTTGACTGttgttttgtctttgaGTAAAGGGCAAGTTTCCTTACCACTGAAGTGAGGAGTACcacaaagaaagcaaatcTCTAAGGGTATCCTGTTCAAAGGACACCGACCTGGGACATGTTCAATCCCACAACACTTGCAAGTATCACTTGAATCATCGAAAGAACCAGCTAAATAATTGTAGAAAACAGACTTTGGGATGCTATTGGCAATTagcaaatcctttttcGCAGAAGGATGGTCATTTATCTTAACGTTCCTAGCATACAGAGGCTCCCAACTACCGTTTGCATTGTGATCATTAAAAAGCATAAAACTAGAAGCTGCCTTCAAGCGAATACATGCGTTAAAGTCATACGTCTCGTAAGATGGATATTCAGCTAACAAAGCTCTCATCCTACTCCATTCATTAGAAAACTTTTCAGAAGCTAATTCTGGCTGACCAGTTTTGGTAATTGATAACGGTGGGTTATGTTGCTTGTTAACCATCTGTCCCTCAGCCTGCTCTGAAGTAGCCATCGAAATATCAGAGGAATCAGATTCATCGGATGAGACATTACTTGCATTATACTCTTCATCCGAACTGGTAATAAAACCACCTTCTTCATACATGATTGTTTTTCGTTGCCTAAGTTTCCGACCATCGTTGTCAGAAAACGAGCTATTTGGAGTGACCCGCTCTCGTTGTCTTAATATGTCTGACCAAATATCATCATCCTGTATCGTCGAGTCATTCTTAAATAGATTATCTGTTCCTGGAACCGTGATGTTTTCCTTATTGTTTACCCAAACACGAGCAAACCCGAAACCATTAGTACTATTACTCTCTGAGTCTCTATTAGGAGATACATCCCTCTGTTCCGCATCAGTAATCAAATTTTCCACGgattcttcatcataaCGGATAGCCTGGATGTCCTCattctcttcaaaaaggGCGCGAACACCATGTTGTAGAACTTCATGAAGATCGATGACTGATTCATTGTTCTCTCTCATTGATTGTACAATAATTCGATCCAGTAACATCTTTTTCTGTGCAGCTTgtaaaattttttcttcagctgAGTTTCTAATAATTAAactgaaaacaaaaactttcttATCTTGACCATAGCGGTGAGCCCTTGCTACAGCTTGCATATCTTGATGAGGATTAAAGTCAGGGTCCAATATTATAACCGTGTCCGCCGAAGCTAGATTAATTCCAACACCACCAGCTCTGGTggttaaaagaaaacaactttTCTTCGAATTCGGGGCATTGAATGAATCAATTTCTACTTGTCTATCATGTTCTGTTGTCGTACCGTCAAACCTAGAGTACgatatatttttatgatCCATCCAATCTTCAAGGATATCCAATTCTAGAATAAATTGTGAGAAAATAAGAATTCTATGGCCACGCATAATTAGTTTTGGAAGTAAAAGCCGAAGTAAAAGCATTTTTGCGCTGGCTTCCTCAAGAGAGCGGATACTTAGTTCTTCCGGGACCTCTTTTACTTCAACGTCAGCTGAATAAAGATAAGGATGGGCTAAGGTTTTTCGAAGTTGCATCAATATATTGCTTAAAGAAGCACGTGTATTCTTGGAGTTTGATTTCGTATTGCTCCTAGAAACAATACTCTGAATTAGATCAACATTTTTCGAGACAATTAATTTATAAAGTCTTTTCTGAAGAGGAGTCATTGTGAGCGGTACGATCACTTCAATCTTTGGAGGAAGTTTGTCTAaaacttcttctttaaCTCTgcgaagaaaaaaaggctTCAACATTTGGTGAAGCTCagttacttttttttcatcaatatTTTGATACTGTCTCTCTAATTCAGAAGCATCAATTTCCTCCGGATTCAAAAACTGTAACAAATTGAATAGTTCCCTAATGTTGTTTTGTAACGGTGTGCCTGTGAGTAATGCCTTAAAAGTAGCGTCTATTGAAATGAGATcattaaacaaagaagattGATCACTCTTCAATCTTTGCCCTTCATCAATAATCATGCATTGCCAACGAAACTTCCTTAAAAGACTGATTTCACTGTCAACGCAACTCGTGCTAACAATGAGAACGTGTGTTCTTATACCATCGGCATTATCGTTTCGGTAAATTCTGTTTTCACGAACAATGTCTCTATTACGCTCAGATCCAACCAATGTCGCAATCAACAAAGACGAGTCCCATTTATGAAACTCACGCTCCCAATTAGCTACAGTTGCATGAGGGACAACAAtaaggaaaggaaagcaatGATGTCTGTGATACAACACACTaataaaggaaattatCTGTACGGTTTTACCTAAACCCATTTCATCAGCCAAAATGCAATGTTGTCGTTGAACCCAATGAAAGTATAACCAATTCACACCTTGTAACTGGTAGGGCATAAGCTTGCCTCCAAATATATAGGAGGGTTGCTCAGTTAATTCTAGTTGATTGAAGTCAGTATCCTTACTTAAGCCAGATTTAGAAGACTTCTCTATCCAACAAGTTCTAACGTAATCAGAATAGCCCTCTTTCCAAGCTTTCCATCGATCAAAACTATTGATATCACCTAGAAACTCCCAAGAAGACATTGAATAAGGTAACCCACGCCATGAAACATAAGCTTTATCAACTTTTGCTAATGCCtgcatttgtttttctttagacTTAAATTTTCGCGGAATTTTGTATTGCACATCCCAAACCTTGTCAATTGTTATATGGGAAGGAGGTATAATTTCAAGAGATCCGTTATGAGGGTCTGTTTCTCGGGAATCAAAATTTCGCTTTTTTGCGTTTGAAACGCCGGCTAACCAAGAAGCAGAAcaccaaaaacaatgaagaTATGAGTGGTTTTTAGGCCGAACATAATACTCTCTGGACCAAATCCCAGGACGATCTAGTGATAAGGGATTCTTCACCGGTTTatcttttaataaagaaatggGTAAAAGAAGACGCCATGCAAGTACTTCTTCCACATCTTCCGAATAGGAGACACACTCATCACATAATCGTCGTCgtaataatttttgaatcGATGATGCAAATGTCTTGGGGTTTTGATcataatagaaaaaatacaagacTCTTTTGCAACGCCAACAACGAAACCTTACGTTTTTGGTATAGGAAACTAAACGAAGATTATCATTTGcggaagaaaaagtagaCGGAATGTCCAGAGTATCGTTCAATCCATATCCCGATAAAATACAATTatttaaaagtaaaagagAAGAGGACTTTGAACAAGAAGAGCAAGAGTAACCCTCGACAGCAATTTCATCTTGGCGAATTTTAGTTAAGGTTGACGTTCCTGAGCATTCCACGTGAAAGGTATTTGTGCAGGTTTTAcagtaaataaattttcGATTATCGTCTTTACCCTCATGATGATGGCACTTAGTACACGCCGACGTATGCGTGAATTTAGCAAAAGCATTCAGTATTAAAGGAATCGGCTTCACCGAACTCTGAGTTAAAGCAGAATCGTCTGAATAATCAGGCATTTGGAAAGAGATATCAACACCTTCATCGGAAGAGGATTCTTGAAACAAATCCAATTTTGGTTTGCTAATTGACTGATAGGTTTGTTTCCGCAAGTTTTTACGGCTCCGGACatcattttctgttttcGGCGATGCAGATGCAAAAAGGTCTGCACCTTGACTACTCGATCGTTCTGAGGAAGAAGACCTGCACGAACTTCTTGATGAATCTCGAACGGAATTGGTAGATTGTTGTCTAGTATGCGAACTATCTTGCTTCATCGCCTCATGACTATTCACATCATAATCGCTGTCATCATCTACTATCCGgcgttttctttttaagtACTTTTGGTAACAACGTTTACCATTCTTGTATAAACAGATATCTTTCCTGTGAAGCGACGTCTCTAAGCCGGCGAGAAACGCTACATATAACCGATTTTCGTGTTCTTTCAGGACTTTCACTACCGTAGTTTCATCTGGATCATAAAATGGTAATAAAAATTCTAGAggtttttttggaattcgCACTTCCTTGGCGAAACCAACATCTACGGGCATGCTTTGCTTAATGTTCACATTCACCAATGCCGAGTCCACGCAAGCATCGAACAAGACACGATGAATTGCGCTAAGATACGTTAATAAACAAGACGAatctttgaaagaatttttttcttaagTTCTTGATGAGCGTGCGTAaggttgttttttttgttggtaGGGGTGTTGCTTTCCAGTCATATGTGGAATGTTCTGTGTCCGGGAGCGTTGGGCGCTATTCGTATACGACTGGGCAACACCAGCGTCGGGTGATGCATTCGCAACAGGCAATGTAGCTGCAACTCCTGCAGTATTAGGATAAGTTGAGTTGAATGTAGTAGCAGTAGAAATATACGGCATAGGAGCAGTGGCCGGGACTGAACTTCTCGGTGCCATGTACACGTTAGCAGGCACGATATTCGGCGGTGGAGGATAAGTAAACTGATATTGATACAGTTTAGCTACGTCAAAGAGTTAGCTTATATATTAAGataaaaagtattttctCTGAAAGAGCACGAACGTACGGGGAAAAGCGTATGCCAATGGCAGCTGCAATGAGCTTGACTCCTTATTAAAACTGCCCAGTGAAGGATCTTCTTCTAATCTTTTCTGGGCTTCTTCTTGAGCAACTCTTGTATAATAATCTTGAACGTTTTGTAGATGGGCGCGGCCTGCATTATGAGCTTTTCTTACAGATTGACTGTCGTGTGTCAACCAGACCTGACAATAGTCGCATAAATCTACCCTGGTTagatttcattttacttATTTAGCAACCTTACATTTTGGCATAGTTTCTATCTAGTTGGTCGTAGTTAGGTAGCTCTCGCTTACTTGGGTGGTATAGCACAGACTACTCAGCAGTACTGGTACCAACAAAAGCGAAGGACTATAATTAGAACTGAGTTTAGGGTTTTTATTATACAGTATTTAAGATTCCTTAAAAAGttgatttatttatgaGACAGATCTCTTGATATGGATGGCCTGAgacaattttttgatgTTTTCTATGTCTTTGAAAATCTGAGCAGCCAAACGGTAGAAGGTTTCAACGtgcttttttcattgttttttgttattcTCTTGCTTCAAATCTGCTAATAAAATGAGTTATTAAGATTTTCTATGGAAAATCAGAGTTTAAAGGTTATAAATACTATAGGTGGTAGCtttaattttctaaatttgtcagaagaataaaaaaatccaaatacATCATCTAGATTTAACCAAGACATAGCAATtctcattttttctaattctaAGTCACGTCCCTTCGCACATCTCAAACGGTCTTTACATTAACACAGGTTTCACCCTGCAAAAATTCAGGTTTGTCACCAATCATGGttgtaaatgaaaaatcagTGTCGGATGATATATCAGATGGTGAAGAATCATCGTTTAtgcaaaaaatatttgcaTTGCCAGTGGACTCCAAAATCCAAGAGGCAATTCCAGATGAGAAACCAGAAGAGGgcgaaaatgaagaagtaaatgaaaatgactCGTCCACCGAATTATCTGATAGCGCATTGGATGAAGTAGAAGGCAATGAATGGGCCGATGTACGTGttaaattgctttttcataGCTTGTTCGATTAACAACTATTCAGGTTAGCAGAGGCCGTTATTTTGGAGAAGACCCCTCAGAAACCATTCTTTGTCACAATTGTAAAGGTTTTGGACATATTGCAAAAGAATGTCCTCACACATTGGTGCGTTGCATGAAAGAGACATCATCTGGCTAACTCTTAAAAGTGTACTACTTGCGGTGCAATTGATGATCATATATCTCCACGCTGCCCGAGAACAAAACGATGCATAAATTGCGGTTTATTAGGTCATATTGCTGTGCGTTGTCCTGAATCACGTAGAAAAGGACCAAAAAGATGCCTAACGTGCCATACTGAGTCTCATACGAGCGGGACGTGTCCCTTGATTTGGAGATACTATGTTGAATCAGAAAACGGTGTTCGGGTAGATCCCAATGAAGTGAAAAAGTTTTGCTACAACTGTGCGTCCGGTGAACATTTTGGTGATGATTGCCCTCTTCCTTCTCGTTCTAGCTATCCCGAAAGCACCGCTTTCTGTGAAGCGAATTGTCCTACAGGGAATGATGTTTCAAACTCTGTGTTCAACGAAAACCGGAAAATAGAGAGTGGGTCTAAGAATCGAGATTTTGGTAAATCCAGAAAGAACccaaaaaatacaaaacaaCGTTCTCCAAGTGATCTGGGCTCGAGAATTGACCTAAGTGAGAGACCAAAAAGGAAGCGTTATCCTGCTAACgacaaaaatgaattttcatttcgcAATCATAATGGAAATGCTTcgcaaaagaaacaaaaaaaaatgaagaaaaatagatGGTAACATCAGAATATAAGGATTTTTTGGgacttttgaaattggCGATGCAAACCGGATTTAATATTAGAatgatgaattttttgatagTTATGTATTATACAATTCATTGATACACTCATATATAATGCTTTTACACTGCTTGATAATAATTATCAATCCTTTATGAATTGTCTTAAAATTGGGtacaaataaaatagaCTATAGTAATTACCATAcgacaaaaaaggaaagccCAAAACTAATTATCCATGATGATACAAACCCAATATCAACAGTTTTAGAATAAATCAAGAAATAATaagaaacaataaaaataatagtAGGTTTTAGATTTCCGGAGAATAATGCAGTTTTAACAATTTTCGGTTCCTTTCCTTATAGTGCTTAAGATAGACTCTTGTGAACAATAAACTGGTGAAGAGCCTTACCACCAGGAACAAAAGGATATACATGCTCCTTTTTAGCAACCAACACTTCCATAAGAACAGGTCCTTTGGTTTCtaaaaattgtttcatGTTCGAAGCAAGATCCTCCTTCTTTTCGACACGCAAGGCCTTAAGTCCCATAGATTCAGCCAGTTTAGTAAAATTAGGATTCTTCTGATGAGTATGGGAATAACGTTTTTCGTAGAAAAGATTTTGCCATTGGGTGACCATACCTTGTTCTTCGTTATTGAGTAGTAAAACCTTAATAGGAATGTCATGCTGACGGGCAGTAGCAAGTTCCATACCAGTCATAGAGAAAGAAGCATCACCATCGATATCGATAACAATTTCATTAGGGTTAGCGACGCTAGCTCCAATAGCGGCAGGCAAGCCATAACCCATTGTACCAAGGCCACCTGAAGTAACTAAAGAACGAGGCTTGGACCAGCGATAAAAGGTAGCAGCCCACATCTGATGAGCACCAACACCTGTGGTAATGGTTACATTGTCCTTAATATTGACAGTTTGTTTGTCAAGTTCTTGAATAACCTCTTGAGGCTTAGGTGATTCACCGGGAGCGCTAGGGGTAAAGGTAAATGGGAAACGTTGCTTCCATGCTTGAATTTGAGACAACCATTCTACACGAGAATCGAGGTTGATATCGGGCATGGCCGCGTTAAGCAACTTGAGAGACTCAAAGAGATCACCTTCTATAGCTTCGGTAGGTTGAACAACTTTCCCGATGTTCTTAGGAGAGATATCAAAGTGAATGATACCACCACGTTCTTCAGCACCAGCGCGCTTAGCTTCGGGTGCAAAAAGAGCAACGTTACCGGTTACACGGTCATCAAAACGAGCACCAAGAGCAATGATCATATCAGCTTCTTGCATGGCCATGTTAGCATAGCCACTTCCATGCATACCAAGCATATGCAAGCTAAGGTCGCTACGTTCGTCGTAAGCACCCAAACCGAGCAAAGAAGTAGTGACTGGAATTTGAAAACGTTCGCTAAATTCACGGAGCAATTTGGGGGATTCGGAGTTATAACTAGCGCCTTGTCCACAAAATATTACGGGCTTTTTAGCACGCTGTAACAACGTAGAGACGCGTTGAATCTTAGCTTCCACATTTTTGTTACcaaattccaaaacttcTCTCATCCTACGGTTCAATGAGGGAACAGAAGATGTGACAGGGATGGGTTCTCTCAAAACACCAGCAGTAACATCCTTTGGCAAATCAACCAAAACGGGACCAGGACGACCGGACATAGCAATTTCAAATGCTTCATCTATCCGACGAGGAAGATCAGCGATGTCCTTTACCATAACATTCCATTTAGTACAAGAACGAGAAATACCGATCATGTCTGCTTCTTGGAAAGCATCACTGCCAATGGAAGAAGTAGCTACTTGACCGCTGAAAACAACCAATGGAGTACCATCCATCAAAGCATCTGCCATAGGCGTAACTACGTTTGTGGCACCAGGTCCCGAAGTAACCAAAACGACACCAGGTAATCTTGTAACACGAGAATACGCCTGAGCCGCATGACCAGCACCTTGCTCGTGTCTTggtaaaataaattcaaagtAAGGAGAGCGGTAAATGGCGTCAAATACGGGTAAAATAGCACCTCCCGGATACCCAAAAACATGCTTCACATTATTCTTTAGCATCATATCGTGAAAAATTTCACCACCAGTCTTTCCAACATAGGAGCTATCGTATTTTATACCACTGGCTGTAGCTGTAGCTGTAGCGGTAGAGCTTGCACGGGCATTTTCACCAAGGTTTGTGTTGTGCTTAGAAGGAACAGTTTTTATACCCCTCCTCAATAACTTTGTATTGTATAATCCATTAGAAATTCCGTTAAAGCAAAGTATTTCACGTCTACAAACTGAAATTGCCGCCTTTGCTCTCAAATTTCTCAAGGGAGCTAAAGCAGTCATTTCATACACTCAGCAGCcccttcctttttttaaaaaataaacctctttgttttaaaagaaacaagcaga contains:
- the mit1 gene encoding SHREC complex ATP-dependent chromatin remodeller Mit1 — translated: MPVDVGFAKEVRIPKKPLEFLLPFYDPDETTVVKVLKEHENRLYVAFLAGLETSLHRKDICLYKNGKRCYQKYLKRKRRIVDDDSDYDVNSHEAMKQDSSHTRQQSTNSVRDSSRSSCRSSSSERSSSQGADLFASASPKTENDVRSRKNLRKQTYQSISKPKLDLFQESSSDEGVDISFQMPDYSDDSALTQSSVKPIPLILNAFAKFTHTSACTKCHHHEGKDDNRKFIYCKTCTNTFHVECSGTSTLTKIRQDEIAVEGYSCSSCSKSSSLLLLNNCILSGYGLNDTLDIPSTFSSANDNLRLVSYTKNVRFRCWRCKRVLYFFYYDQNPKTFASSIQKLLRRRLCDECVSYSEDVEEVLAWRLLLPISLLKDKPVKNPLSLDRPGIWSREYYVRPKNHSYLHCFWCSASWLAGVSNAKKRNFDSRETDPHNGSLEIIPPSHITIDKVWDVQYKIPRKFKSKEKQMQALAKVDKAYVSWRGLPYSMSSWEFLGDINSFDRWKAWKEGYSDYVRTCWIEKSSKSGLSKDTDFNQLELTEQPSYIFGGKLMPYQLQGVNWLYFHWVQRQHCILADEMGLGKTVQIISFISVLYHRHHCFPFLIVVPHATVANWEREFHKWDSSLLIATLVGSERNRDIVRENRIYRNDNADGIRTHVLIVSTSCVDSEISLLRKFRWQCMIIDEGQRLKSDQSSLFNDLISIDATFKALLTGTPLQNNIRELFNLLQFLNPEEIDASELERQYQNIDEKKVTELHQMLKPFFLRRVKEEVLDKLPPKIEVIVPLTMTPLQKRLYKLIVSKNVDLIQSIVSRSNTKSNSKNTRASLSNILMQLRKTLAHPYLYSADVEVKEVPEELSIRSLEEASAKMLLLRLLLPKLIMRGHRILIFSQFILELDILEDWMDHKNISYSRFDGTTTEHDRQVEIDSFNAPNSKKSCFLLTTRAGGVGINLASADTVIILDPDFNPHQDMQAVARAHRYGQDKKVFVFSLIIRNSAEEKILQAAQKKMLLDRIIVQSMRENNESVIDLHEVLQHGVRALFEENEDIQAIRYDEESVENLITDAEQRDVSPNRDSESNSTNGFGFARVWVNNKENITVPGTDNLFKNDSTIQDDDIWSDILRQRERVTPNSSFSDNDGRKLRQRKTIMYEEGGFITSSDEEYNASNVSSDESDSSDISMATSEQAEGQMVNKQHNPPLSITKTGQPELASEKFSNEWSRMRALLAEYPSYETYDFNACIRLKAASSFMLFNDHNANGSWEPLYARNVKINDHPSAKKDLLIANSIPKSVFYNYLAGSFDDSSDTCKCCGIEHVPGRCPLNRIPLEICFLCGTPHFSGKETCPLLKDKTTVKILRNLLANSREPLLTKLLALKRLNDYLYEKDGSSS
- the nbr1 gene encoding cargo receptor for selective autophagy pathway, which produces MCISTNCSSISKPKSTELHCQVTSSTKLTFNEQSSSVACNSCLKLIHDQVYFHCKDCLDFDVCRSCYSNQAFSHSCLKASFEKVTQTPKTIPLPLPSPVMGSSEFMYAICDACEQPISNLRLKCGTCDDYDLCSSCFLLNEHTKTHSFVRMTKPYPIGIPSFQLPPSFASETDFSRASLVHRFSQCDSCHAHPIVGNRYKCLICKDFDLCSKCVDHTFHHNHEMLCLSHSSTSCSPSGFKPKELHYDFQLVQDYLLPANPGPKASCIKIWQLKNISLEAWPAPLFLKFNGGDQLISDENDSTLPIKHRVQPGESALIALSIRIPSAEISKKTFFSFFQLVTESGNVFHKNLCLFYTISTTDE
- the air1 gene encoding TRAMP complex zinc knuckle subunit Air1, translating into MVVNEKSVSDDISDGEESSFMQKIFALPVDSKIQEAIPDEKPEEGENEEVNENDSSTELSDSALDEVEGNEWADVSRGRYFGEDPSETILCHNCKGFGHIAKECPHTLCTTCGAIDDHISPRCPRTKRCINCGLLGHIAVRCPESRRKGPKRCLTCHTESHTSGTCPLIWRYYVESENGVRVDPNEVKKFCYNCASGEHFGDDCPLPSRSSYPESTAFCEANCPTGNDVSNSVFNENRKIESGSKNRDFGKSRKNPKNTKQRSPSDLGSRIDLSERPKRKRYPANDKNEFSFRNHNGNASQKKQKKMKKNRW
- the usp103 gene encoding U1 snRNP-associated protein Usp103 — its product is MPKYLCDYCQVWLTHDSQSVRKAHNAGRAHLQNVQDYYTRVAQEEAQKRLEEDPSLGSFNKESSSLQLPLAYAFPPKLYQYQFTYPPPPNIVPANVYMAPRSSVPATAPMPYISTATTFNSTYPNTAGVAATLPVANASPDAGVAQSYTNSAQRSRTQNIPHMTGKQHPYQQKKQPYARSSRT
- the ilv1 gene encoding acetolactate synthase catalytic subunit — encoded protein: MTALAPLRNLRAKAAISVCRREILCFNGISNGLYNTKLLRRGIKTVPSKHNTNLGENARASSTATATATASGIKYDSSYVGKTGGEIFHDMMLKNNVKHVFGYPGGAILPVFDAIYRSPYFEFILPRHEQGAGHAAQAYSRVTRLPGVVLVTSGPGATNVVTPMADALMDGTPLVVFSGQVATSSIGSDAFQEADMIGISRSCTKWNVMVKDIADLPRRIDEAFEIAMSGRPGPVLVDLPKDVTAGVLREPIPVTSSVPSLNRRMREVLEFGNKNVEAKIQRVSTLLQRAKKPVIFCGQGASYNSESPKLLREFSERFQIPVTTSLLGLGAYDERSDLSLHMLGMHGSGYANMAMQEADMIIALGARFDDRVTGNVALFAPEAKRAGAEERGGIIHFDISPKNIGKVVQPTEAIEGDLFESLKLLNAAMPDINLDSRVEWLSQIQAWKQRFPFTFTPSAPGESPKPQEVIQELDKQTVNIKDNVTITTGVGAHQMWAATFYRWSKPRSLVTSGGLGTMGYGLPAAIGASVANPNEIVIDIDGDASFSMTGMELATARQHDIPIKVLLLNNEEQGMVTQWQNLFYEKRYSHTHQKNPNFTKLAESMGLKALRVEKKEDLASNMKQFLETKGPVLMEVLVAKKEHVYPFVPGGKALHQFIVHKSLS